Genomic segment of Halostella limicola:
CTGGCCAGACGCGTCGCCGAGCGCAACCGCGTCAACCTGCCCCGGCGGTTCAAACGGTTCACCTGCGATCGGTGCGACAGGTATCTCCGGCCGGGCGTCAACGCTCGCGTCCGCCTCCGAGACGGCCACGTCGTCATTACCTGCGACTGCGGGGAGCAGGCGCGGTACCCGTACTGACAGTACCTTCTC
This window contains:
- a CDS encoding ribonuclease P protein component 4, with translation MTVPEERIERLESLAREAASESQQDRAMEYVRLARRVAERNRVNLPRRFKRFTCDRCDRYLRPGVNARVRLRDGHVVITCDCGEQARYPY